One genomic region from Epinephelus moara isolate mb chromosome 8, YSFRI_EMoa_1.0, whole genome shotgun sequence encodes:
- the dbnlb gene encoding drebrin-like b isoform X1 — MAVNLSKNGPALTAAFKEVVDEKSNTNWALFTYEGNSNDIRLAEKGDGGLEELVEELNSGKVMYAFCRVQDPNSGLPKYVLINWTGEGVKDARKGICANHVSSMANFLKGAHVTINARAEEDVEPEVIMQKVAKASGANYSFHKEASSRFQDSGPQGPVGSVYQKTNAMSEIRKTNKDNFWAQAEKEEEKRRQEERRKADEERQKLEKERKDREAKEAMQRDKRDKERATQIDQQKKYQQQQEAESKEQERQRLEEQEENQAAQKKAVRRGESMEKANEAASLISQRAVNPREMFKQRERGITPSDSDVPSAAPASPQPGRLQSPFLSKPVYESERASSPQRQASPVPAGSASPVRATEPDVDDGQSRCEYDEQEAAPQEQCEEEAPAANSYVQEAAVEEPAQVEETNSYEVTPEETSDRGICARALYDYQAADDTEISFDPDDIITGIEMIDEGWWRGYGPDGHFGMFPANYVELV, encoded by the exons ATGGCAGTTAACCTCAGCAAAAATGGCCCTGCATTAACAGCCGCGTTTAAAGAAGTGGTAGATGAAAAGTCCAATACCAACTG GGCCTTGTTCACCTACGAGGGAAACAGTAATGATATCCGCCTGGCAGAAAAAGGAG ATGGAGGACTGGAGGAGTTGGTTGAGGAGTTGAACAGTGGAAAAGTGATGTACGCTTTCTGTCGGGTCCAGGATCCAAACTCTGGCCTGCCTAAATATGTCCTCATCAACTGG ACTGGAGAAGGAGTGAAGGACGCCAGGAAAGGAATATGTGCAAATCATGTCAGCTCCATGGCCAATTTTCTCAAG GGGGCCCATGTCACAATAAACGCCAGAGCAGAGGAGGACGTGGAACCCGAGGTGATCATGCAAAAGGTGGCCAAAGCCTCAGGAGCCAACTACAGCTTCCACAAAGAAGCTTCCAGCCGCTTCCAGGACAGCGGTCCTCAGGGTCCCGTG GGCTCAGTGTACCAGAAGACCAACGCCATGTCTGAAATCAGAAAGACcaacaaagacaacttctgggcTCAGGCAGAG aaagaagaggagaaacgCCGCCAGGAGGAGCGACGCAAGGCGGACGAGGAGCGCCAAAAgttggagaaagagaggaaagacagagaggccaAGGAGGCAATGCAGAGGGACAAAAGGGACAAAGAGAGGGCCACTCAGATCGACCAACAAAA GAagtaccagcagcagcaggaagctgaGAGTAAAGAACAGGAGAGACAACGCTTG gaggagcaggaggagaacCAGGCAGCCCAGAAGAAAGCAGTCAGGAGAGGTGAATCTATGGAAAAGGCCAAT GAGGCAGCTTCTCTCATCTCTCAGCGTGCTGTGAACCCCAGAGAGATGTtcaagcagagagagaggggaataACTCCCAGTGACTCAGACGTCCCCTCAGCTGCCCCTGCCAGCCCCCAGCCAG GGCGTCTGCAAAGCCCTTTTCTGTCTAAGCCAGTGTATGAAAGTGAGCGAGCCAGCTCACCTCAGCGCCAAGCTTCTCCTGTGCCAGCAGGCTCCGCCTCTCCTGTCCGTGCCACAG AGCCTGATGTGGATGATGGACAGTCCAGGTGTGAGTATGATGAGCAGGAGGCGGCCCCCCAGGAGCAGTGTGAAG AGGAAGCACCAGCTGCTAACTCCTACGTCCAAGAGGCAGCTGTTGAAGAGCCCGCTCAG GTGGAGGAGACTAACTCCTATGAGGTGACTCCTGAGGAGACATCAGACAGAGGCATCTGTGCCAGAGCCTTATATGACTACCAGGCTG CTGATGACACCGAGATCTCATTCGATCCTGACGACATCATCACCGGGATCGAGATGATAGATGAGGGCTGGTGGCGAGGCTACGGCCCAGACGGCCATTTTGGAATGTTCCCGGCCAATTACGTGGAGCTTGTCTAG
- the arid5a gene encoding AT-rich interactive domain-containing protein 5A: MAQEDQSETSQQKAASDEEKGTENQGSPAVIEIHDSMTECEEEARPNLVQMEEKAFVSSLHSFMKDRGTPIERIPHLGFKQINLWRIYKAVEKLGGYDSVTARRLWKKVYDELGGSPGSTSAATCTRRHYEKLVLPFERHVKGEEDRPLPPSKPRKPYKRSLDGKVTKAERKRKRTQSDREMDSEMEILTQRSPEAARQSEAVMHAHPALWAATSERHHQDCSQPNRPPASLCTSVYAHLVQVPTSSPWTAHIPSATGEVISPLEKKKRMAQASLNLPLSPQGEDKERPSVIHCSQSPARASSSRNCNSSDSSPLPLSPSSSRGPSPVSVSSEDNPEENEGKPASVSELSKNCPSSVKNASGCSEESKSVSCSQISKDPAGQSKDVSTQSADSIKVQTKDSTWKPIHKGSSKYSVHPFYSSVRSDWAPTSTSSFTKVIPKSGQLPRPAPIRLGYKIQPGRLMQQDDSLIYPKKLNNMAPWLYQTEKRDKSRTMLQKVPPTQQSLSHSTTSLPASCVLSSYDKSGRDSRHQPLLHPTYLPNRMRLPQSPLMYRHVPMSPAHSALIGSAVYPYPYSIPLLNPNTGYTLPAMHPIYPHKL; this comes from the exons ATGG CTCAAGAGGACCAGAGCGAGACGTCACAACAAAAAGCAGCCAGTGACGAAGAGAAGGGGACAGAAAACCAG GGTTCTCCCGCTGTTATCGAGATTCATGACTCAATGACTGAATGTGAGGAAGAAGCGAGGCCTAATCTGGTGCAGATGGAGGAGAAGGCATTTGTGTCAAGTCTGCACTCTTTCATGAAGGACAGAGGAACACCCATAGAGAGGATCCCACATCTGGGCTTCAAACAGA TTAATCTTTGGAGGATCTACAAAGCTGTTGAGAAGCTTGGAGGCTATGATTCA GTGACAGCTCGGCGTCTTTGGAAGAAAGTGTACGATGAGCTGGGAGGAAGTCCAGGTAGCACCAGTGCTGCTACTTGTACTCGCAGACACTATGAAAA GCTGGTGCTGCCCTTTGAAAGACATGtaaaaggagaggaggacagaccTCTGCCTCCAAGCAAACCGAGGAAGCCATATAAGAGAAGTTTGGATGGTAAGGTCACCAAggctgagaggaagaggaaaaggactCAGTCAGATAGAGAGATGGATTCAGAAATGGAG aTACTCACCCAGAGAAGTCCAGAGGCTGCCCGCCAAAGTGAAGCAGTGATGCATGCTCACCCTGCTCTCTGGGCCGCCACCTCTGAGAGACACCACCAAGACTGTTCTCAGCCAAACAGACCCCCCGCCAGTCTTTGCACTTCTGTCTATGCCCACCTTGTTCAGGTCCCCACTTCCAGCCCCTGGACTGCTCATATCCCATCTGCTACTGGGGAGGTCATCTCTCCTCTGGAGAAGAAAAAGCGCATGGCTCAGGCAAGCCTTAACTTGCCCTTGAGTCCCCAGGGCGAGGATAAAGAAAGGCCCTCTGTCATTCACTGCTCCCAGTCTCCAGCCCGGGCTTCGTCCAGTCGGAACTGCAACTCCTCTGACAGCTCCCCACTTCCTTTATCCCCTTCCTCTTCACGCGGCCCCTCCCCTGTCTCTGTTTCATCAGAGGACAATCCAGAAGAGAATGAAGGTAAACCTGCATCAGTCTCTGAGCTATCCAAAAACTGTCCCAGCTCTGTGAAAAATGCATCTGGCTGTAGTGAGGAAAGCAAGTCTGTGAGCTGCAGTCAGATATCCAAAGACCCTGCAGGACAAAGTAAAGACGTTAGCACCCAATCTGCAGACTCGATCAAAGTCCAGACTAAAGACTCTACCTGGAAGCCAATCCACAAAGGCAGTAGCAAATATTCCGTCCATCCTTTTTACTCATCTGTGAGATCTGACTGGGCTCCAACATCTACCTCTAGCTTCACCAAAGTTATTCCAAAATCTGGGCAGCTACCACGGCCCGCTCCTATTCGGCTGGGTTATAAAATCCAGCCGGGCAGATTGATGCAGCAGGACGATTCTCTGATCTATCCGAAGAAGCTCAATAACATGGCTCCGTGGCTTTAtcagacagagaagagagacaAATCCAGGACAATGCTACAAAAAGTTCCCCCCACTCAGCAGAGTCTGTCCCATTCCACCACCAGCCTGCCGGCATCATGCGTACTGTCGAGCTACGACAAATCAGGAAGAGACTCTCGGCACCAGCCTCTATTACACCCTACATATCTCCCCAACAGAATGAGACTACCTCAATCTCCGCTAATGTACCGACATGTCCCAATGAGTCCAGCTCACTCTGCTCTCATCGGGTCTGCTGTTTACCCATATCCCTACTCCATCCCTCTGTTAAATCCCAACACTGGATATACCCTTCCTGCCATGCATCCCATTTACCCCCACAAGCTGTGA
- the dbnlb gene encoding drebrin-like b isoform X3 yields MAVNLSKNGPALTAAFKEVVDEKSNTNWALFTYEGNSNDIRLAEKGDGGLEELVEELNSGKVMYAFCRVQDPNSGLPKYVLINWTGEGVKDARKGICANHVSSMANFLKGAHVTINARAEEDVEPEVIMQKVAKASGANYSFHKEASSRFQDSGPQGPVGSVYQKTNAMSEIRKTNKDNFWAQAEKEEEKRRQEERRKADEERQKLEKERKDREAKEAMQRDKRDKERATQIDQQKKYQQQQEAESKEQERQRLEEQEENQAAQKKAVRRGESMEKANEAASLISQRAVNPREMFKQRERGITPSDSDVPSAAPASPQPEPDVDDGQSRCEYDEQEAAPQEQCEEEAPAANSYVQEAAVEEPAQVEETNSYEVTPEETSDRGICARALYDYQAADDTEISFDPDDIITGIEMIDEGWWRGYGPDGHFGMFPANYVELV; encoded by the exons ATGGCAGTTAACCTCAGCAAAAATGGCCCTGCATTAACAGCCGCGTTTAAAGAAGTGGTAGATGAAAAGTCCAATACCAACTG GGCCTTGTTCACCTACGAGGGAAACAGTAATGATATCCGCCTGGCAGAAAAAGGAG ATGGAGGACTGGAGGAGTTGGTTGAGGAGTTGAACAGTGGAAAAGTGATGTACGCTTTCTGTCGGGTCCAGGATCCAAACTCTGGCCTGCCTAAATATGTCCTCATCAACTGG ACTGGAGAAGGAGTGAAGGACGCCAGGAAAGGAATATGTGCAAATCATGTCAGCTCCATGGCCAATTTTCTCAAG GGGGCCCATGTCACAATAAACGCCAGAGCAGAGGAGGACGTGGAACCCGAGGTGATCATGCAAAAGGTGGCCAAAGCCTCAGGAGCCAACTACAGCTTCCACAAAGAAGCTTCCAGCCGCTTCCAGGACAGCGGTCCTCAGGGTCCCGTG GGCTCAGTGTACCAGAAGACCAACGCCATGTCTGAAATCAGAAAGACcaacaaagacaacttctgggcTCAGGCAGAG aaagaagaggagaaacgCCGCCAGGAGGAGCGACGCAAGGCGGACGAGGAGCGCCAAAAgttggagaaagagaggaaagacagagaggccaAGGAGGCAATGCAGAGGGACAAAAGGGACAAAGAGAGGGCCACTCAGATCGACCAACAAAA GAagtaccagcagcagcaggaagctgaGAGTAAAGAACAGGAGAGACAACGCTTG gaggagcaggaggagaacCAGGCAGCCCAGAAGAAAGCAGTCAGGAGAGGTGAATCTATGGAAAAGGCCAAT GAGGCAGCTTCTCTCATCTCTCAGCGTGCTGTGAACCCCAGAGAGATGTtcaagcagagagagaggggaataACTCCCAGTGACTCAGACGTCCCCTCAGCTGCCCCTGCCAGCCCCCAGCCAG AGCCTGATGTGGATGATGGACAGTCCAGGTGTGAGTATGATGAGCAGGAGGCGGCCCCCCAGGAGCAGTGTGAAG AGGAAGCACCAGCTGCTAACTCCTACGTCCAAGAGGCAGCTGTTGAAGAGCCCGCTCAG GTGGAGGAGACTAACTCCTATGAGGTGACTCCTGAGGAGACATCAGACAGAGGCATCTGTGCCAGAGCCTTATATGACTACCAGGCTG CTGATGACACCGAGATCTCATTCGATCCTGACGACATCATCACCGGGATCGAGATGATAGATGAGGGCTGGTGGCGAGGCTACGGCCCAGACGGCCATTTTGGAATGTTCCCGGCCAATTACGTGGAGCTTGTCTAG
- the dbnlb gene encoding drebrin-like b isoform X2: MAVNLSKNGPALTAAFKEVVDEKSNTNWALFTYEGNSNDIRLAEKGDGGLEELVEELNSGKVMYAFCRVQDPNSGLPKYVLINWTGEGVKDARKGICANHVSSMANFLKGAHVTINARAEEDVEPEVIMQKVAKASGANYSFHKEASSRFQDSGPQGPVGSVYQKTNAMSEIRKTNKDNFWAQAEKEEEKRRQEERRKADEERQKLEKERKDREAKEAMQRDKRDKERATQIDQQKKYQQQQEAESKEQERQRLEAASLISQRAVNPREMFKQRERGITPSDSDVPSAAPASPQPGRLQSPFLSKPVYESERASSPQRQASPVPAGSASPVRATEPDVDDGQSRCEYDEQEAAPQEQCEEEAPAANSYVQEAAVEEPAQVEETNSYEVTPEETSDRGICARALYDYQAADDTEISFDPDDIITGIEMIDEGWWRGYGPDGHFGMFPANYVELV; the protein is encoded by the exons ATGGCAGTTAACCTCAGCAAAAATGGCCCTGCATTAACAGCCGCGTTTAAAGAAGTGGTAGATGAAAAGTCCAATACCAACTG GGCCTTGTTCACCTACGAGGGAAACAGTAATGATATCCGCCTGGCAGAAAAAGGAG ATGGAGGACTGGAGGAGTTGGTTGAGGAGTTGAACAGTGGAAAAGTGATGTACGCTTTCTGTCGGGTCCAGGATCCAAACTCTGGCCTGCCTAAATATGTCCTCATCAACTGG ACTGGAGAAGGAGTGAAGGACGCCAGGAAAGGAATATGTGCAAATCATGTCAGCTCCATGGCCAATTTTCTCAAG GGGGCCCATGTCACAATAAACGCCAGAGCAGAGGAGGACGTGGAACCCGAGGTGATCATGCAAAAGGTGGCCAAAGCCTCAGGAGCCAACTACAGCTTCCACAAAGAAGCTTCCAGCCGCTTCCAGGACAGCGGTCCTCAGGGTCCCGTG GGCTCAGTGTACCAGAAGACCAACGCCATGTCTGAAATCAGAAAGACcaacaaagacaacttctgggcTCAGGCAGAG aaagaagaggagaaacgCCGCCAGGAGGAGCGACGCAAGGCGGACGAGGAGCGCCAAAAgttggagaaagagaggaaagacagagaggccaAGGAGGCAATGCAGAGGGACAAAAGGGACAAAGAGAGGGCCACTCAGATCGACCAACAAAA GAagtaccagcagcagcaggaagctgaGAGTAAAGAACAGGAGAGACAACGCTTG GAGGCAGCTTCTCTCATCTCTCAGCGTGCTGTGAACCCCAGAGAGATGTtcaagcagagagagaggggaataACTCCCAGTGACTCAGACGTCCCCTCAGCTGCCCCTGCCAGCCCCCAGCCAG GGCGTCTGCAAAGCCCTTTTCTGTCTAAGCCAGTGTATGAAAGTGAGCGAGCCAGCTCACCTCAGCGCCAAGCTTCTCCTGTGCCAGCAGGCTCCGCCTCTCCTGTCCGTGCCACAG AGCCTGATGTGGATGATGGACAGTCCAGGTGTGAGTATGATGAGCAGGAGGCGGCCCCCCAGGAGCAGTGTGAAG AGGAAGCACCAGCTGCTAACTCCTACGTCCAAGAGGCAGCTGTTGAAGAGCCCGCTCAG GTGGAGGAGACTAACTCCTATGAGGTGACTCCTGAGGAGACATCAGACAGAGGCATCTGTGCCAGAGCCTTATATGACTACCAGGCTG CTGATGACACCGAGATCTCATTCGATCCTGACGACATCATCACCGGGATCGAGATGATAGATGAGGGCTGGTGGCGAGGCTACGGCCCAGACGGCCATTTTGGAATGTTCCCGGCCAATTACGTGGAGCTTGTCTAG